A single region of the Glycine max cultivar Williams 82 chromosome 20, Glycine_max_v4.0, whole genome shotgun sequence genome encodes:
- the LOC100779579 gene encoding coiled-coil domain-containing protein SCD2 isoform X4, translating into MERKWSSESGGNVISSPSHSRNGHSRSSSLTIPGGGISTVKRTQNVAAKAAAQRLAQVMASQTADDDDDDEDDLGFRYTAPPPLSLSRSSARSPSPALARNLVEESSMYLRPAPPAAGNNRPPLSLRTPAPVLPFDPPIHNNNKPKDKRFPFDAGLLQPKDSGDQREASALRDEVDMLQEENESILDKLRLEEERCKESEARVRELEKQVASLGEGVSLEAKLLSRKEAALRQREAALKNAKDSKDGVDKEITSLQAEIENAKVETEAAVRQLNGAESEVKALRSMTQRMILTQKEMEEVVLKRCWLARYWGLAAKYGICADVAVSKYELWSSLAPLPFEVVVSAGQKAKEECWEKGDDATEKRSKLVPDLNDLTGEGNIESMLSVEMGLKELASLKVEDAIVRALAQQRRPNSARQLVSGPPSSRNE; encoded by the exons ATGGAGCGGAAGTGGAGCAGTGAATCTGGTGGGAATGTGATATCGTCGCCATCACACTCGCGTAATGGGCATTCTCGCTCCTCTTCGCTCACTATCCCCGGAGGAGGAATTTCAACCGTCAAAAGGACTCAGAATGTTGCTGCCAAAGCCGCCGCTCAGCGCCTCGCCCAGGTCATGGCTTCTCAGACTgccgacgacgacgacgacgacgaagaCGATCTAGGATTTCGCTACACTGCTCCTCCACCTCTCTCTCTTTCCAGGAGCTCTGCTAGATCTCCATCTCCTGCG TTAGCTCGGAACCTCGTAGAAGAATCATCAATGTATCTTCGCCCAGCACCACCTGCTGCTGGTAATAATAGACCACCGCTAAGCCTCAGGACTCCAGCTCCTGTTCTGCCCTTTGACCCTCccattcataataataataagcccAAAGATAAAAG ATTTCCGTTTGATGCTGGACTCCTTCAACCAAAAGATTCAGGAGACCAGCGTGAGGCTTCTGCACTTCGTGATGAG GTTGATATGCTGCAGGAAGAGAATGAAAGTATTCTAGACAAG CTCAGACTCGAGGAAGAGAGATGCAAGGAATCAGAGGCCAGAGTTAGGGAGCTTGAGAAGCAG GTTGCTTCCCTTGGAGAAGGTGTATCTTTGGAAGCAAAACTCTTGAGCAG AAAGGAAGCAGCATTGCGTCAAAGAGAG GCTGCGCTTAAAAATGCCAAAGACTCTAAGGATGGAGTTGATAAAGAAATCACATCTCTACAGGCTGAAATTGAG AATGCAAAAGTTGAGACCGAGGCTGCAGTGAGACAGCTTAATGGAGCTGAATCTGAAGTAAAAGCTCTTCGATCAATGACTCAAAGAATGATATTAACTCAGAAAGAAATG GAAGAAGTTGTTCTAAAGAGGTGTTGGCTTGCTCGTTATTGGGGTTTAGCTGCAAAATATG GCATCTGTGCAGATGTTGCAGTTTCAAAGTATGAACTTTGGTCATCCTTAGCCCCTCTTCCGTTTGAGGTTGTTGTTTCTGCTGGACAAAAGGCTAAGGAGGAATGCTGGGAAAAAG GTGATGATGCAACAGAGAAGAGGAGCAAACTTGTTCCTGACTTAAATGATCTTACTGGAGAAGGAAATATTGAAAGTATGCTTTCAGTTGAAATGGGACTAAAGGAGCTTGCTTCTTTAAAG GTTGAGGATGCTATTGTGCGAGCACTAGCCCAACAACGGCGTCCAAATTCTGCTCGACAATTAGTCTCAG GACCCCCTTCAAGTAGGAATGAATAG
- the LOC100779579 gene encoding coiled-coil domain-containing protein SCD2 isoform X3: MERKWSSESGGNVISSPSHSRNGHSRSSSLTIPGGGISTVKRTQNVAAKAAAQRLAQVMASQTADDDDDDEDDLGFRYTAPPPLSLSRSSARSPSPALARNLVEESSMYLRPAPPAAGNNRPPLSLRTPAPVLPFDPPIHNNNKPKDKRFPFDAGLLQPKDSGDQREASALRDEVDMLQEENESILDKLRLEEERCKESEARVRELEKQVASLGEGVSLEAKLLSRKEAALRQREAALKNAKDSKDGVDKEITSLQAEIENAKVETEAAVRQLNGAESEVKALRSMTQRMILTQKEMEEVVLKRCWLARYWGLAAKYGICADVAVSKYELWSSLAPLPFEVVVSAGQKAKEECWEKGDDATEKRSKLVPDLNDLTGEGNIESMLSVEMGLKELASLKVEDAIVRALAQQRRPNSARQLVSGLADIFLEKSQGSWYRGGHCQRTSSVLDWSEWAFTYLT, translated from the exons ATGGAGCGGAAGTGGAGCAGTGAATCTGGTGGGAATGTGATATCGTCGCCATCACACTCGCGTAATGGGCATTCTCGCTCCTCTTCGCTCACTATCCCCGGAGGAGGAATTTCAACCGTCAAAAGGACTCAGAATGTTGCTGCCAAAGCCGCCGCTCAGCGCCTCGCCCAGGTCATGGCTTCTCAGACTgccgacgacgacgacgacgacgaagaCGATCTAGGATTTCGCTACACTGCTCCTCCACCTCTCTCTCTTTCCAGGAGCTCTGCTAGATCTCCATCTCCTGCG TTAGCTCGGAACCTCGTAGAAGAATCATCAATGTATCTTCGCCCAGCACCACCTGCTGCTGGTAATAATAGACCACCGCTAAGCCTCAGGACTCCAGCTCCTGTTCTGCCCTTTGACCCTCccattcataataataataagcccAAAGATAAAAG ATTTCCGTTTGATGCTGGACTCCTTCAACCAAAAGATTCAGGAGACCAGCGTGAGGCTTCTGCACTTCGTGATGAG GTTGATATGCTGCAGGAAGAGAATGAAAGTATTCTAGACAAG CTCAGACTCGAGGAAGAGAGATGCAAGGAATCAGAGGCCAGAGTTAGGGAGCTTGAGAAGCAG GTTGCTTCCCTTGGAGAAGGTGTATCTTTGGAAGCAAAACTCTTGAGCAG AAAGGAAGCAGCATTGCGTCAAAGAGAG GCTGCGCTTAAAAATGCCAAAGACTCTAAGGATGGAGTTGATAAAGAAATCACATCTCTACAGGCTGAAATTGAG AATGCAAAAGTTGAGACCGAGGCTGCAGTGAGACAGCTTAATGGAGCTGAATCTGAAGTAAAAGCTCTTCGATCAATGACTCAAAGAATGATATTAACTCAGAAAGAAATG GAAGAAGTTGTTCTAAAGAGGTGTTGGCTTGCTCGTTATTGGGGTTTAGCTGCAAAATATG GCATCTGTGCAGATGTTGCAGTTTCAAAGTATGAACTTTGGTCATCCTTAGCCCCTCTTCCGTTTGAGGTTGTTGTTTCTGCTGGACAAAAGGCTAAGGAGGAATGCTGGGAAAAAG GTGATGATGCAACAGAGAAGAGGAGCAAACTTGTTCCTGACTTAAATGATCTTACTGGAGAAGGAAATATTGAAAGTATGCTTTCAGTTGAAATGGGACTAAAGGAGCTTGCTTCTTTAAAG GTTGAGGATGCTATTGTGCGAGCACTAGCCCAACAACGGCGTCCAAATTCTGCTCGACAATTAGTCTCAG
- the LOC113000758 gene encoding uncharacterized protein, whose translation MFDRVEDEIPWDIGANILPKYIGDDMVLLLGLTDSKARRLMDEENEGQDSLFYSLERWNPKLWMGHKLTWVRCWGIPLTAWDTEQIKRIAACIGDLVDVKDDVEELRKLDMAWVLVKTPWSPLIRHTVSVHIQGEVFNVHITEECGICLDTHSYGRRRDWSLSEEIETDCSYSSSPRAATPWSTKQVPKLTDATATTEEKATITLSLSVAPNGGFAPAPANNGECKLLPSGSIDPPYPTDKGIIQWACAPNQDTVSPDHTYESNCANTLRGALHERGGRQTSGRCTPIGSQKCMHEMGKIS comes from the coding sequence ATGTTCGACAGAGTAGAAGATGAAATCCCATGGGATATCGGCGCCAACATATTGCCGAAATACATCGGGGATGACATGGTGTTGCTTCTCGGACTCACAGACAGCAAAGCACGAAGACTGAtggatgaagaaaatgaagggcaggattcaCTCTTCTACTCGTTGGAGAGATGGAATCCGAAGCTGTGGATGGGTCACAAGCTGACGTGGGTTCGATGTTGGGGAATCCCCTTAACGGCTTGGGACACAGAGCAAATAAAGAGGATAGCGGCATGCATTGGCGACTTGGTGGATGTCAAGGATGATGTGGAGGAGCTGCGGAAGCTGGATATGGCGTGGGTTTTAGTCAAAACACCATGGAGCCCATTAATTCGACATACTGTGAGTGTACACATCCAAGGGGAGGTGTTCAATGTGCACATCACGGAGGAATGTGGAATCTGCCTAGACACGCACTCCTACGGACGACGGAGAGACTGGAGCTTGTCAGAGGAAATTGAGACGGACTGCAGTTACAGTAGTTCGCCGCGGGCCGCCACACCGTGGTCGACGAAACAAGTGCCTAAGTTAACAGACGCGACGGCGACCACAGAGGAGAAAGCAACCATCACACTCTCGCTGTCGGTAGCACCGAACGGCGGTTTCGCTCCCGCGCCAGCCAATAACGGAGAATGCAAGCTATTACCCAGTGGATCCATCGATCCACCTTACCCAACGGACAAAGGCATTATCCAATGGGCTTGTGCACCAAACCAGGACACGGTCAGCCCGGACCATACCTACGAAAGCAACTGCGCTAACACACTCCGGGGTGCCTTACACGAAAGAGGTGGGAGGCAGACCAGCGGAAGGTGTACCCCTATCGGGAGCCAAAAGTGCATGCACGAAATGGGCAAAATCTCTTAG
- the LOC100817175 gene encoding uncharacterized protein At2g33490 isoform X1, translating to MKRSLRKLGVLAVEKHERDRRNIMPLSQLEELAQATQEMQDMRDCHDSLLSAAAVAANSAYEFSESLGELGSCLLEKTALHDDEESGKVLIMLGKMQFQLQKLIDNYRSHITQTITIPSDSLLNELRIVEDMKQHCDEKREVYESMLTRYRERGRSRSGKAENISLQHLQIARDEYDEEATLFVFRLKSLKQGQSWSLLTQAARHHAAQLCFFKKAVKSLETVEPHVKSVTEQHHIDYQFIGIEGEDEDEDEDEDDVDHDDDSHDENDDGELSFDYAQNECEQDDSTLENSMKEMNNHMKIGIVEAKHGLYHLIPNQLTTKAVNSTITHPRCNENLDRLCRNSFSFKVRSASQSAPLFVDNKRDSSEKLRQMRPTLSRKFNSYVLPTPVDAKSSISMRSSNQVPLKIKTNLNEPMKNLWHSSPLEQKKYENIFGDGGLSGPNAQSVLKESNSNTAYSRLPPPLIDGNLSSSHDYITAYSKKIKRHAFSGPLVSNAWPTKPVSLESVQLFSGPLLRTSIPQPPSSSPKVSPSASPPLSSSPKINELHELPRPPTISPSDSKLLGLVGHSGPLVSRGPQLSAANYLVTSNAASPLPMPASAMARSFSTSYRGAKVAAIHDSRPLEDPNKSTISEDIDSPPLMQIALSTSQPSSDGSDTVAQAV from the exons ATGAAGAGGTCTCTTAGAAAGTTGGGAGTTCTGGCGGTAGAGAAGCATGAGCGTGACCGCAGAAACATTATGCCTTTGTCCCAGCTAGAGGAGCTCGCTCAGGCTACCCAG GAGATGCAAGACATGAGAGACTGCCACGATAGCTTGCTTTCCGCGGCAGCAGTGGCCGCCAACAGTGCTTATG AATTCTCAGAGTCCTTGGGAGAATTGGGCTCTTGCCTTCTTGAGAAAACCGCCTTGCATGACGACGAAGAAAGCG GCAAAGTTCTCATAATGCTCGGTAAAATGCAGTTTCAACTCCAGAAGCTTATTGATAACTAT CGCTCTCATATCACCCAGACAATTACCATTCCTTCAGACTCTCTTCTCAATGAACTTCGAATTGTTGAG GATATGAAGCAACACTGTGATGAAAAAAG AGAAGTATATGAGTCCATGTTAACAAGATATAGAGAAAGAGGTAGGTCTAGAAGCGGAAAAGCAGAGAATATTTCCTTGCAGCACTTGCAAATTGCTCGTGATGAATATGACGAGGAGGCTACATTATTTGTTTTCCGCTTGAAATCTCTGAAGCAAGGGCAATCATGGAGCCTTCTAACACAGGCAGCACGTCACCATGCAGCTCAG TTGTGTTTCTTCAAGAAAGCAGTTAAATCTCTTGAGACAGTGGAGCCACATGTAAAATCAGTAACAGAGCAGCATCACATTGATTACCAATTCATTGGTATTGAAGGAGAGGATGAGGATgaggatgaagatgaagatgatgtaGATCATGATGATGACAGTCATGATGAGAATGATGATGGGGAGCTGAGTTTTGACTATGCACAAAATGAATGCGAGCAAGATGATTCTACATTAGAGAACTCAATGAAG GAAATGAACAACCATATGAAGATTGGTATAGTTGAAGCAAAGCATGGTCTCTATCACCTGATACCAAACCAGTTAACCACCAAAGCTGTGAACTCTACTATCACTCATCCTCGATGCAAT GAAAACTTGGATAGGCTTTGCAGGAATTCATTCTCCTTCAAGGTTAGGTCAGCTAGCCAATCTGCCCCACTTTTTGTTGATAATAAGCGTGATTCTAGCGAAAAGCTGAGACAGATGCGGCCAACTTTATCTCGGAAGTTCAATTCATATGTGCTGCCTACACCAGTTGATGCGAAGAGTTCAATATCTATGAGGTCAAGTAATCAAGTACCtttgaaaataaagacaaatttaAATGAGCCTATGAAGAATTTATGGCATTCATCCCCACtagaacaaaagaaatatgaaaacatTTTTGGAGATGGGGGATTATCTGGTCCTAATGCACAGTCTGTACTGAAGGAGAGTAACAGCAATACTGCCTACTCAAGATTGCCACCTCCTTTAATCGATGGTAATTTATCCTCTAGTCATGATTATATTACCGCTTACTCTAAAAAGATCAAAAGACATGCCTTTTCTGGTCCATTGGTAAGTAATGCATGGCCAACCAAGCCTGTCTCGTTAGAAAGTGTCCAATTGTTTTCTGGACCTCTTTTACGGACCTCAATTCCTCAGCCTCCATCATCATCTCCAAAAGTATCTCCCAGTGCTTCTCCCCCTCTTTCATCTTCTCCTAAAATAAATGAGCTTCATGAACTTCCAAGGCCTCCAACCATTTCCCCATCCGATTCTAAGCTTTTAGGTTTGGTGGGTCATTCAGGTCCATTGGTGTCCCGAGGTCCACAGCTTTCTGCTGCAAATTATTTGGTTACATCAAATGCAGCATCTCCATTGCCGATGCCTGCTTCAGCCATGGCTCGAAGTTTCTCTACATCTTATCGTGGTGCTAAAGTTGCAGCAATACATGACTCAAGACCACTAGAAGACCCTAATAAATCAACAATTTCTGAGGATATTGATTCTCCTCCTCTGATGCAAATTGCTTTATCTACTAGTCAGCCATCATCAGATGGCTCTGACACTGTTGCTCAGGCTGTCTAG
- the LOC100817175 gene encoding uncharacterized protein At2g33490 isoform X2, with translation MKRSLRKLGVLAVEKHERDRRNIMPLSQLEELAQATQEMQDMRDCHDSLLSAAAVAANSAYEFSESLGELGSCLLEKTALHDDEESGKVLIMLGKMQFQLQKLIDNYRSHITQTITIPSDSLLNELRIVEDMKQHCDEKREVYESMLTRYRERGRSRSGKAENISLQHLQIARDEYDEEATLFVFRLKSLKQGQSWSLLTQAARHHAAQLCFFKKAVKSLETVEPHVKSVTEQHHIDYQFIGIEGEDEDEDEDEDDVDHDDDSHDENDDGELSFDYAQNECEQDDSTLENSMKENLDRLCRNSFSFKVRSASQSAPLFVDNKRDSSEKLRQMRPTLSRKFNSYVLPTPVDAKSSISMRSSNQVPLKIKTNLNEPMKNLWHSSPLEQKKYENIFGDGGLSGPNAQSVLKESNSNTAYSRLPPPLIDGNLSSSHDYITAYSKKIKRHAFSGPLVSNAWPTKPVSLESVQLFSGPLLRTSIPQPPSSSPKVSPSASPPLSSSPKINELHELPRPPTISPSDSKLLGLVGHSGPLVSRGPQLSAANYLVTSNAASPLPMPASAMARSFSTSYRGAKVAAIHDSRPLEDPNKSTISEDIDSPPLMQIALSTSQPSSDGSDTVAQAV, from the exons ATGAAGAGGTCTCTTAGAAAGTTGGGAGTTCTGGCGGTAGAGAAGCATGAGCGTGACCGCAGAAACATTATGCCTTTGTCCCAGCTAGAGGAGCTCGCTCAGGCTACCCAG GAGATGCAAGACATGAGAGACTGCCACGATAGCTTGCTTTCCGCGGCAGCAGTGGCCGCCAACAGTGCTTATG AATTCTCAGAGTCCTTGGGAGAATTGGGCTCTTGCCTTCTTGAGAAAACCGCCTTGCATGACGACGAAGAAAGCG GCAAAGTTCTCATAATGCTCGGTAAAATGCAGTTTCAACTCCAGAAGCTTATTGATAACTAT CGCTCTCATATCACCCAGACAATTACCATTCCTTCAGACTCTCTTCTCAATGAACTTCGAATTGTTGAG GATATGAAGCAACACTGTGATGAAAAAAG AGAAGTATATGAGTCCATGTTAACAAGATATAGAGAAAGAGGTAGGTCTAGAAGCGGAAAAGCAGAGAATATTTCCTTGCAGCACTTGCAAATTGCTCGTGATGAATATGACGAGGAGGCTACATTATTTGTTTTCCGCTTGAAATCTCTGAAGCAAGGGCAATCATGGAGCCTTCTAACACAGGCAGCACGTCACCATGCAGCTCAG TTGTGTTTCTTCAAGAAAGCAGTTAAATCTCTTGAGACAGTGGAGCCACATGTAAAATCAGTAACAGAGCAGCATCACATTGATTACCAATTCATTGGTATTGAAGGAGAGGATGAGGATgaggatgaagatgaagatgatgtaGATCATGATGATGACAGTCATGATGAGAATGATGATGGGGAGCTGAGTTTTGACTATGCACAAAATGAATGCGAGCAAGATGATTCTACATTAGAGAACTCAATGAAG GAAAACTTGGATAGGCTTTGCAGGAATTCATTCTCCTTCAAGGTTAGGTCAGCTAGCCAATCTGCCCCACTTTTTGTTGATAATAAGCGTGATTCTAGCGAAAAGCTGAGACAGATGCGGCCAACTTTATCTCGGAAGTTCAATTCATATGTGCTGCCTACACCAGTTGATGCGAAGAGTTCAATATCTATGAGGTCAAGTAATCAAGTACCtttgaaaataaagacaaatttaAATGAGCCTATGAAGAATTTATGGCATTCATCCCCACtagaacaaaagaaatatgaaaacatTTTTGGAGATGGGGGATTATCTGGTCCTAATGCACAGTCTGTACTGAAGGAGAGTAACAGCAATACTGCCTACTCAAGATTGCCACCTCCTTTAATCGATGGTAATTTATCCTCTAGTCATGATTATATTACCGCTTACTCTAAAAAGATCAAAAGACATGCCTTTTCTGGTCCATTGGTAAGTAATGCATGGCCAACCAAGCCTGTCTCGTTAGAAAGTGTCCAATTGTTTTCTGGACCTCTTTTACGGACCTCAATTCCTCAGCCTCCATCATCATCTCCAAAAGTATCTCCCAGTGCTTCTCCCCCTCTTTCATCTTCTCCTAAAATAAATGAGCTTCATGAACTTCCAAGGCCTCCAACCATTTCCCCATCCGATTCTAAGCTTTTAGGTTTGGTGGGTCATTCAGGTCCATTGGTGTCCCGAGGTCCACAGCTTTCTGCTGCAAATTATTTGGTTACATCAAATGCAGCATCTCCATTGCCGATGCCTGCTTCAGCCATGGCTCGAAGTTTCTCTACATCTTATCGTGGTGCTAAAGTTGCAGCAATACATGACTCAAGACCACTAGAAGACCCTAATAAATCAACAATTTCTGAGGATATTGATTCTCCTCCTCTGATGCAAATTGCTTTATCTACTAGTCAGCCATCATCAGATGGCTCTGACACTGTTGCTCAGGCTGTCTAG
- the LOC100817175 gene encoding uncharacterized protein At2g33490 isoform X3: MKRSLRKLGVLAVEKHERDRRNIMPLSQLEELAQATQEMQDMRDCHDSLLSAAAVAANSAYEFSESLGELGSCLLEKTALHDDEESGKVLIMLGKMQFQLQKLIDNYRSHITQTITIPSDSLLNELRIVEDMKQHCDEKREVYESMLTRYRERGRSRSGKAENISLQHLQIARDEYDEEATLFVFRLKSLKQGQSWSLLTQAARHHAAQENLDRLCRNSFSFKVRSASQSAPLFVDNKRDSSEKLRQMRPTLSRKFNSYVLPTPVDAKSSISMRSSNQVPLKIKTNLNEPMKNLWHSSPLEQKKYENIFGDGGLSGPNAQSVLKESNSNTAYSRLPPPLIDGNLSSSHDYITAYSKKIKRHAFSGPLVSNAWPTKPVSLESVQLFSGPLLRTSIPQPPSSSPKVSPSASPPLSSSPKINELHELPRPPTISPSDSKLLGLVGHSGPLVSRGPQLSAANYLVTSNAASPLPMPASAMARSFSTSYRGAKVAAIHDSRPLEDPNKSTISEDIDSPPLMQIALSTSQPSSDGSDTVAQAV, from the exons ATGAAGAGGTCTCTTAGAAAGTTGGGAGTTCTGGCGGTAGAGAAGCATGAGCGTGACCGCAGAAACATTATGCCTTTGTCCCAGCTAGAGGAGCTCGCTCAGGCTACCCAG GAGATGCAAGACATGAGAGACTGCCACGATAGCTTGCTTTCCGCGGCAGCAGTGGCCGCCAACAGTGCTTATG AATTCTCAGAGTCCTTGGGAGAATTGGGCTCTTGCCTTCTTGAGAAAACCGCCTTGCATGACGACGAAGAAAGCG GCAAAGTTCTCATAATGCTCGGTAAAATGCAGTTTCAACTCCAGAAGCTTATTGATAACTAT CGCTCTCATATCACCCAGACAATTACCATTCCTTCAGACTCTCTTCTCAATGAACTTCGAATTGTTGAG GATATGAAGCAACACTGTGATGAAAAAAG AGAAGTATATGAGTCCATGTTAACAAGATATAGAGAAAGAGGTAGGTCTAGAAGCGGAAAAGCAGAGAATATTTCCTTGCAGCACTTGCAAATTGCTCGTGATGAATATGACGAGGAGGCTACATTATTTGTTTTCCGCTTGAAATCTCTGAAGCAAGGGCAATCATGGAGCCTTCTAACACAGGCAGCACGTCACCATGCAGCTCAG GAAAACTTGGATAGGCTTTGCAGGAATTCATTCTCCTTCAAGGTTAGGTCAGCTAGCCAATCTGCCCCACTTTTTGTTGATAATAAGCGTGATTCTAGCGAAAAGCTGAGACAGATGCGGCCAACTTTATCTCGGAAGTTCAATTCATATGTGCTGCCTACACCAGTTGATGCGAAGAGTTCAATATCTATGAGGTCAAGTAATCAAGTACCtttgaaaataaagacaaatttaAATGAGCCTATGAAGAATTTATGGCATTCATCCCCACtagaacaaaagaaatatgaaaacatTTTTGGAGATGGGGGATTATCTGGTCCTAATGCACAGTCTGTACTGAAGGAGAGTAACAGCAATACTGCCTACTCAAGATTGCCACCTCCTTTAATCGATGGTAATTTATCCTCTAGTCATGATTATATTACCGCTTACTCTAAAAAGATCAAAAGACATGCCTTTTCTGGTCCATTGGTAAGTAATGCATGGCCAACCAAGCCTGTCTCGTTAGAAAGTGTCCAATTGTTTTCTGGACCTCTTTTACGGACCTCAATTCCTCAGCCTCCATCATCATCTCCAAAAGTATCTCCCAGTGCTTCTCCCCCTCTTTCATCTTCTCCTAAAATAAATGAGCTTCATGAACTTCCAAGGCCTCCAACCATTTCCCCATCCGATTCTAAGCTTTTAGGTTTGGTGGGTCATTCAGGTCCATTGGTGTCCCGAGGTCCACAGCTTTCTGCTGCAAATTATTTGGTTACATCAAATGCAGCATCTCCATTGCCGATGCCTGCTTCAGCCATGGCTCGAAGTTTCTCTACATCTTATCGTGGTGCTAAAGTTGCAGCAATACATGACTCAAGACCACTAGAAGACCCTAATAAATCAACAATTTCTGAGGATATTGATTCTCCTCCTCTGATGCAAATTGCTTTATCTACTAGTCAGCCATCATCAGATGGCTCTGACACTGTTGCTCAGGCTGTCTAG
- the LOC100817175 gene encoding uncharacterized protein At2g33490 isoform X4, whose amino-acid sequence MKQHCDEKREVYESMLTRYRERGRSRSGKAENISLQHLQIARDEYDEEATLFVFRLKSLKQGQSWSLLTQAARHHAAQLCFFKKAVKSLETVEPHVKSVTEQHHIDYQFIGIEGEDEDEDEDEDDVDHDDDSHDENDDGELSFDYAQNECEQDDSTLENSMKEMNNHMKIGIVEAKHGLYHLIPNQLTTKAVNSTITHPRCNENLDRLCRNSFSFKVRSASQSAPLFVDNKRDSSEKLRQMRPTLSRKFNSYVLPTPVDAKSSISMRSSNQVPLKIKTNLNEPMKNLWHSSPLEQKKYENIFGDGGLSGPNAQSVLKESNSNTAYSRLPPPLIDGNLSSSHDYITAYSKKIKRHAFSGPLVSNAWPTKPVSLESVQLFSGPLLRTSIPQPPSSSPKVSPSASPPLSSSPKINELHELPRPPTISPSDSKLLGLVGHSGPLVSRGPQLSAANYLVTSNAASPLPMPASAMARSFSTSYRGAKVAAIHDSRPLEDPNKSTISEDIDSPPLMQIALSTSQPSSDGSDTVAQAV is encoded by the exons ATGAAGCAACACTGTGATGAAAAAAG AGAAGTATATGAGTCCATGTTAACAAGATATAGAGAAAGAGGTAGGTCTAGAAGCGGAAAAGCAGAGAATATTTCCTTGCAGCACTTGCAAATTGCTCGTGATGAATATGACGAGGAGGCTACATTATTTGTTTTCCGCTTGAAATCTCTGAAGCAAGGGCAATCATGGAGCCTTCTAACACAGGCAGCACGTCACCATGCAGCTCAG TTGTGTTTCTTCAAGAAAGCAGTTAAATCTCTTGAGACAGTGGAGCCACATGTAAAATCAGTAACAGAGCAGCATCACATTGATTACCAATTCATTGGTATTGAAGGAGAGGATGAGGATgaggatgaagatgaagatgatgtaGATCATGATGATGACAGTCATGATGAGAATGATGATGGGGAGCTGAGTTTTGACTATGCACAAAATGAATGCGAGCAAGATGATTCTACATTAGAGAACTCAATGAAG GAAATGAACAACCATATGAAGATTGGTATAGTTGAAGCAAAGCATGGTCTCTATCACCTGATACCAAACCAGTTAACCACCAAAGCTGTGAACTCTACTATCACTCATCCTCGATGCAAT GAAAACTTGGATAGGCTTTGCAGGAATTCATTCTCCTTCAAGGTTAGGTCAGCTAGCCAATCTGCCCCACTTTTTGTTGATAATAAGCGTGATTCTAGCGAAAAGCTGAGACAGATGCGGCCAACTTTATCTCGGAAGTTCAATTCATATGTGCTGCCTACACCAGTTGATGCGAAGAGTTCAATATCTATGAGGTCAAGTAATCAAGTACCtttgaaaataaagacaaatttaAATGAGCCTATGAAGAATTTATGGCATTCATCCCCACtagaacaaaagaaatatgaaaacatTTTTGGAGATGGGGGATTATCTGGTCCTAATGCACAGTCTGTACTGAAGGAGAGTAACAGCAATACTGCCTACTCAAGATTGCCACCTCCTTTAATCGATGGTAATTTATCCTCTAGTCATGATTATATTACCGCTTACTCTAAAAAGATCAAAAGACATGCCTTTTCTGGTCCATTGGTAAGTAATGCATGGCCAACCAAGCCTGTCTCGTTAGAAAGTGTCCAATTGTTTTCTGGACCTCTTTTACGGACCTCAATTCCTCAGCCTCCATCATCATCTCCAAAAGTATCTCCCAGTGCTTCTCCCCCTCTTTCATCTTCTCCTAAAATAAATGAGCTTCATGAACTTCCAAGGCCTCCAACCATTTCCCCATCCGATTCTAAGCTTTTAGGTTTGGTGGGTCATTCAGGTCCATTGGTGTCCCGAGGTCCACAGCTTTCTGCTGCAAATTATTTGGTTACATCAAATGCAGCATCTCCATTGCCGATGCCTGCTTCAGCCATGGCTCGAAGTTTCTCTACATCTTATCGTGGTGCTAAAGTTGCAGCAATACATGACTCAAGACCACTAGAAGACCCTAATAAATCAACAATTTCTGAGGATATTGATTCTCCTCCTCTGATGCAAATTGCTTTATCTACTAGTCAGCCATCATCAGATGGCTCTGACACTGTTGCTCAGGCTGTCTAG